The genomic window AGGATCTCGAGCTACAGGCCCTCCAGGCGGCGCTGGCGAGCAACAGGTCGCTCGCGAAGGAAGGCCTCGTGTCGCAGGAAGGCCTGCGCGAGTCGGAGCTCAAGGCCGCCCAGGCTGGCGTGGATCTCGCGCGCCTGAAGCAGAGCCGCGCCAATGCCGAGACCACCAGCCGCGCGCAGCTCGACGGCCTGTCGCTGGAGATGGTGTCGCTCCGCGCCGAGGACGCGCAGCAGCGACGGCTGCTCGAGCGCACGACCACGAAGAGCGATCGCGATGGCGTGCTGACGTTCGTCAAGGACGAAGCCGGTGCGCTCGTGAGGCAGGGCGAGGTGCTGGCCCGCGTGGCAGATCTCTCCACCTTCCGCGTCGACGCCACGACGTCGGACATCAACGCGTCGCGCGTCAGCGCCGGCCTGCCCGTCGTCGTGCGGCTCGACGCGCTCACCACCACAGGCCACGTCAGCGTCGTCGAACCGCAGATGCAGAACGGTGCGCTGCGCTTCCAGGTGTCGCTCGACGAGGCCAGCGCCGCGTGGCTGCGATCCAATCTGCGCGTGGACGTGCAGGTGATCACCGATCGCAAGCCGCGCGTCCTGCGCGTGGCGCGCGGTCCGTTCGCGCAGGGCGGCGGCGCACAACTGGCCTTCGTGCTGCGCAACGGCCGCGCCTATCGCACACCCGTCCGCTTCGGCGTCTCGAACTTCGACTACTTCGAGATCGTCGAGGGTCTCGCCGAAGGCGACGAGATCATCGCCTCGGACATGCGCGACTACGAAGCCATCCCGGAACTGCGCGTGAAATGAGGCGGCCTGAGCCGTGAACCGAAAGTGTCCCCCATGATCCACCTCGAACAGATTCAGAAGGTCTATCGCACCGATCGCATCGAGACGGTGGCGCTGGCCGACATCAACCTCCGCGTCGAGCAGGGCGAGTTCGTCTCGATCATGGGACCGTCCGGGTGCGGCAAGAGCACGCTGCTCAACCTGATGGGCCTGCTCGATGAACCCAGCGACGGACGGATCACGCTCAACGAGAAACCCGTCGACTCGTACCGCGATCGCGACCTGGCGCGCATACGCAATCGCGACATCGGCTTCATCTTCCAGACCTTCCACCTGATCCCCGACCTGAAGGTCGTGGACAACGTGGAGCTGCCGCTGCTCTATCGCACGAGCTCGGCGAAGCAGCGGCGCACGCTGGCGACCGAGGCACTCGAACGCGTGGGCCTCGGGTCGCGCACGGACCACTTCCCGTCTCAACTCTCCGGCGGACAGCAGCAGCGCGTCGCCATCGCCCGCGCCATCGTCGGCAAGCCGATCGTGCTGCTCGCCGACGAGCCGACGGGCAACCTCGACTCGGCGATGGGCGACGAGGTGATGGGCATCC from Acidobacteriota bacterium includes these protein-coding regions:
- a CDS encoding HlyD family efflux transporter periplasmic adaptor subunit — encoded protein: MDRPLEASVRRRLLARRWVPLALGGVVVASGLVWGTDLLRPSVRRSSIRTARVDAGPLEASLTASGTVVPSIEHVMASPIDARVIAVLRRVGDAVKAGDPIVRLDTSASELDAEKLRQRIAIKDNEQAQAKLTLEAKLIELDGQIASKDLELQALQAALASNRSLAKEGLVSQEGLRESELKAAQAGVDLARLKQSRANAETTSRAQLDGLSLEMVSLRAEDAQQRRLLERTTTKSDRDGVLTFVKDEAGALVRQGEVLARVADLSTFRVDATTSDINASRVSAGLPVVVRLDALTTTGHVSVVEPQMQNGALRFQVSLDEASAAWLRSNLRVDVQVITDRKPRVLRVARGPFAQGGGAQLAFVLRNGRAYRTPVRFGVSNFDYFEIVEGLAEGDEIIASDMRDYEAIPELRVK
- a CDS encoding ABC transporter ATP-binding protein, encoding MIHLEQIQKVYRTDRIETVALADINLRVEQGEFVSIMGPSGCGKSTLLNLMGLLDEPSDGRITLNEKPVDSYRDRDLARIRNRDIGFIFQTFHLIPDLKVVDNVELPLLYRTSSAKQRRTLATEALERVGLGSRTDHFPSQLSGGQQQRVAIARAIVGKPIVLLADEPTGNLDSAMGDEVMGILTTLNTEGTTIVMVTHDPQKAEQTHRIIRLFDGRQVM